In Romboutsia lituseburensis, a genomic segment contains:
- a CDS encoding DegV family protein yields the protein MKKRIKIITDGSCDFPQEVIDRVNPGIVGINVAFGDESFIGGLEIDDETFYNKMRGRKELPKTSSPSPDRFLELYNCEEEEVLVFTLTSKLSSTYSNAVLAKNMYLEENPHKRIEVIDSQSGSIGVALMILKCNELIENGKTMDEILEEIEKFKQEMIFFGALDTLENAIKGGRVNAVAGKLINALNFKVIIRIEDGLVKPIDKARGGSNSLKKALEYVKNHLTHVETRTVVIGHANCPEKAEKIKQIISEGSNFKEILIASIGPIMGTFTSEGAILVSVL from the coding sequence TTGAAAAAAAGGATAAAAATAATAACAGACGGTTCGTGTGATTTTCCACAGGAAGTAATAGATAGAGTAAATCCAGGTATAGTAGGGATAAATGTTGCATTCGGAGATGAGTCATTTATCGGAGGTTTAGAAATAGATGATGAAACTTTCTACAATAAAATGAGAGGGCGTAAGGAATTACCTAAAACGTCAAGTCCTTCTCCAGATAGATTTTTAGAACTTTATAACTGCGAGGAAGAGGAAGTTTTAGTATTCACACTAACATCTAAGTTATCTAGTACATATAGTAACGCTGTATTAGCTAAAAATATGTATTTAGAAGAAAATCCACATAAAAGAATCGAAGTTATAGACAGCCAAAGTGGGTCAATAGGTGTTGCTTTGATGATATTAAAATGTAATGAGCTAATAGAGAACGGAAAAACTATGGATGAAATACTAGAAGAAATAGAAAAGTTCAAACAAGAAATGATATTCTTTGGAGCATTAGATACATTGGAAAATGCTATAAAAGGTGGAAGAGTTAATGCAGTTGCAGGTAAGTTAATAAATGCATTAAATTTCAAAGTAATAATAAGAATAGAAGATGGTCTAGTTAAGCCGATAGATAAAGCTAGAGGTGGAAGTAATAGTTTAAAGAAAGCGCTTGAGTATGTTAAAAATCATTTAACTCATGTTGAAACTAGAACTGTAGTAATAGGTCATGCAAATTGCCCTGAAAAAGCAGAAAAAATAAAACAAATAATAAGTGAAGGCTCTAACTTTAAAGAAATATTAATAGCTAGTATAGGCCCTATAATGGGAACGTTCACATCAGAAGGAGCAATACTAGTTTCAGTTTTATAA